From a single Eretmochelys imbricata isolate rEreImb1 chromosome 13, rEreImb1.hap1, whole genome shotgun sequence genomic region:
- the LOC144273837 gene encoding olfactory receptor 11A1-like has protein sequence MKLTSNIHEGNQTTITEFILLGFGDLPQLHILLFLLFLVIYIATMAENILIIALLVADQHLHTPMYFFLGNLSCLETCYTSTILPRMLTTLLTGDRSISVMGCIIQFYFFGSLAGTECLLLSVMSYDRYLAICKPLHYAALMNGRLCLQLVVGLWIGGFMSVSIFIFMLSQLTFCGPNEIDHFFCDFHPITKLSCTDTYMVEVAGLISCSIFTLPPFLLTVTSYVCIISNILRIPSSTMRQKAFSTCSSHLIVVTVFYGTLTLVYLLLDSDALRDLNKVFSVFYGILTPLVNPLIYSLRNKEVKKALRKSLLRSFV, from the coding sequence ATGAAGCTGACATCAAACATACACGAGGGAAATCAAACGACCATCACGgaattcatcctcctgggatTTGGGGATCTCCCTCAACTTcatattcttctcttcctgctgtttctAGTGATCTACATTGCGACCATGGCTGAGAACATCCTCATCATTGCACTacttgtggctgatcagcaccttcacacccccatgtacttcttcctggggaacttgtcctgcttggagacctgctacacctccaccatcctgcccaggatgctgaccactctcctgactggggacaggtCTATTTCTGTTATGGGATGCATCATTCAATTTtatttctttggttctctggCAGGGACAGAGTGTTTGCTTTTGTCTGTGATGTcctatgatcggtatttagcgatatgcAAACCTCTGCATTACGCAGCACTTATGAATGGCAGATTGTGCCTCCAGCTAGTGGTTGGGTTGTGGATAGGTGGATTTATGTCTGTTTCCATCTTTATATTTATGTTGTCACAATTAactttctgtggccccaatgaaattgaccatttcttttgtgattttcATCCAATAACAAAACTCTCCTGCACTGACACCTACATGGTGGAAGTTGCTGGTTTAATATCTTGCTCCATATTCACATTGCCTCCATTTCTATTGACAGTGACATCCTATGTTTGTATCATCTCCaacatcctgagaatcccttccagcACCATGAGGCAAAAGGCTTTTTCCAcatgctcctctcacctcatcgtGGTGACAGTTTTCTATGGGACATTGACCCTGGTGTATCTGCTATTGGACTCTGATGCACTGAGGgacctgaacaaagtgttctctgtctTCTATGGAATCCTGACGCCTTTGgtcaaccccctcatctacagcctgagaaacaaggaggTAAAGAAAGCCTTGAGAAAATCTCTCCTTAGATCTTTTGTCTGA